The following is a genomic window from Nicotiana tabacum cultivar K326 chromosome 3, ASM71507v2, whole genome shotgun sequence.
TTGGCTCAAAGTTTGGACTACGAAGGATATATCTGGTCGTGTGATTGACAGATAGAGCAGTCTTCCCATCAATCTCTGATAAGGTCTTCTATCTTCCATCTCTTTATCATTGTCAAGTTCAAACAATTTGCCATACTCCAAACTAGTGAGCTTCTGATTCTGATCCAAATGGATTATAGCTGGTTTTCCTCCCCTAAGCCTCATTCTGATATCAACTCTAGCGCATATCTTCTCTGGTTCATGAGTATGCCTTTGGATGACCTGGCAAAATCTATTCCCAATAAATACTTCAACTCACCCAAGTTTTTCATTTTGAAGTTGTTATTAAGTATGTGCTTGGCCTCTTCTATCAGCTTGATGTCATTACCAATAATtagcaaatcatcaacatacactaaTATTATGACAATGTGTGTATCCTGCCTTTTAGTAAATAGGGAATAATCTAACTTGCTTTGAGTGAGACCTGAGTTGATAAAAGTAGTGATAGGCTTCAAGTTCCATTGCATGCTTGCTTGTTTGATGCCATATAGTGATTTGAGGAGCCTACAAACCTTATTCTCCCCTGGCTACCAAATCCTTGTGGCAAAGACATGTAGACTTCCTCAAACAAGTCTCCTTGAAGGAAGGCATTGTAGACATCCATCTGGTAAAGTGGCTAATTATGTTGAGCCGCCAAAGACACAATACATCTGATAGTTACCATCTTTACTATAGGAGAGAAGGTGTCATAATAATCCAGACCATCCTGTTAGGTAAAACCCTTGTCCACCAATCTGGCCTTATACCTTTCAACACTACCATGTGCCTTATACTTCACCTTATACACCCATTTACATCCAATGAGTGTTTTTCCTACAGGCAAATCTACCCCTTCCCATGTATGATTGTCAGTGAGGGACTCAATCTCAAGCTTCATAATCTGAATCCACTTGCTATCCTTGGCAGCTTGATCAAAGGATGCAGGTTCAATAATAGAGGAAAGGGCTGTCAGGTAGGCCTGAtaggaagaaaaaaaggaagaatacGATAATGAGGTAGAGATTGGGTAGGGGTGATAGAAGAGTAGACATAATCATTGAGCCATATGGGAGGTTTAGATATCCTAGTGGACTTTCTCAAAGGTGGTAGTGCTATAGGAGATGAGTAGGAACTAGAGGTAGATAATAGGTCAGGGTTTGTAGATTGAGAGGTAGGTGATTGATGAACAGGTGAGTCCAGAGATGGTAAGGAATCAGTGATGCTTTGTTCAAGAGGTTGAAGGACTGTACAATTTGGAAAGGAGTCATCTATGAATGATGAAGTAGTAAAAAAAGAGGTAGATGGTTCAAGGAAGGTGAACTTGGGAAATCTGAAAGGAAACACTGACTCTCTAAAGGACATATCTCTACTAACAAAGAAAGACCCAGTGGCAATATTGTACAATTTGTAGCCTTTTTGAGTGTCTGAATATCCCATTAACACAGTTGGGATTACTTTGAAGGTGAATTTATCAGTGAAGTTGGGTTTGGTTGCATAATATAGACAACCAAACACcttgaggttttgaaatgaatggGGTTTACCATGAAAAACCTCATAAGGAGATTTTCCAGAAAGGACCGAGGAAGGCAACATGTTTATCAGGATACAACAGTAAGAATGCATTCACCCCAAAACTTTAGAGGTACATAAGCTTGAAACCTGAGTGCCCTTGCTATCGCAAGCAAGTGCATGTGTTTCCTCTCAGCTACCCCATTCTGTTGAGGGGTATGAACACATGAACTTTGATGCACTATTCCAAGAGAAGTAAAAAGAGTAGTACATTGAGAATTGAAAATTTCAAGTCCATTTTCTGATCTAATAGTCATGATAGAAGCAAAAAATTGATTTTTAATCAAGGCACGGAAATTTCTGAGCAAAACAATGACATCACTTTTCATTCCCATCAAATAAACCCAAGTCATTCTAGAATAGTCATCAATAATAGTAAGAAAATATCTATAACCATTGTAAGTACATTGTCTATATGGACCCCACACATCCATATGTACAAGCTCAAAAGGAGAAGCAGTTTTAGAAGTACTAGTAGGAAATGAAAACCTAGTTTGTCCTGATAAAGGACAAATTGTACAGGACAAAGACTCTATATTGAACAAATGACTTTGTAAAAAAGGAAGTTTCTAAAGAACAACAGCTAGTGCATGACCAAATCTCTGGTGCCACACTGAGAATTGATGAGAGTGAGCAGAAGAGAAGCATTGTTGAGAAGACACAGGGCGGACTAAAGTACCGGGAACATATGCTTTGACAGGTGACAGCTTCTTGGTAGGTTGAAGTAAATATAGACCATCCTTCTCCTTACCAATACCCTTCACCTTGCTAGTTCAAAGGTCCTAGAAGATATAGAAATCAGGATAAAAATCCACACAACATTGCAGTTGTTTGGTCAGTTTTGAGATGGACAaaagattatatttgaaaagagGAACACAGAGGACATTTGTTAATTCATCATTAAACAGTGAAAGTGAACCAACATGTGTAAAAGAGGTCACATGACCATTTGGTAAATGAACTTTGTTGGCATTAGGTGTAACTAGTTTAGGATGTAGCAACAAGCTAGAAATCATATGATTTGTTGCCCCTGTGTCGATCACCCATGGAATGGATTCATTGCCTTCAGATAAACTAACATTGGATCAAGTAGATATACCTGCCATATTAGCAACTGCTTCCTGCAAGGGTACTGTCTTATTGATCAGCTGTAGGATCTGTTGATACTGTTCAGGAGTGAAAGTAGTCATTGGCATGTACTGAGTAGATGGATGAGCAGGAATATTGGAGCCTGATGCATCTAAGTGGCCCAAAGTAATTGGCACTATTGACTAAAGGTCCTTTGTTATTGGTTCCTAACTGTTATGGCCTCTCAAAACCTTTCTTCCTATTAGTATTAAAATTTTGTAGTGTCACGatccaagttctccctccgtgaacagtcgtgacaacacctagtctctatgactaggtaagcctaacatttgtggAAAAGGAACGAAAACATAAAAAGCTATCAACTAACAAGTAAATTTAAATGAGGAAATGAGATGttgctcgacatatacaataatcactttagaaaagtacataaactcttccaaaacccgaaatgtcataagtcacaagctaaagAAAGAAACAGTACTCTCATActccagagtctaataaaagaagatATTACAAGAAGTGTTTGacataaggaggaatagatagggactccgaggtctgcggatgcggcagatataccttgaagtctctatagTTGGCTCGCCTTACTGGTAATGCGGTTGATAAgcagtacctagatctgcacacaaaaaacatgtgcagggaagggcatgagtacaccacaacgacacctagtaagtgccaagcctaacctcggtcgagtagtaacgagatcaggtcagggtcCTACTAGTATAAATATAATGGAATAAGACAGAAAGAAATATTACAGCAAAATAAATACGGAAATATAACAGGAATAGAATTCAATGAAAACCAACAACTCAAAATACAGTAAtagcaataggggatctcccgggatactggcttgtagtcccaaacgtaaatgtgcagggaaatCTCCTGGAGTACTGTTCCATAGTcgcaaagtaaatatgcagtgctgggggatctcccagaataccgttccgtagtcccaaagtaaatatgcagtacagggggatcactcggaataccgttccatagtcccaaagtaaatatgcaactcaaCCAATATAACTAGCAGTCACAACAAGAAAATCTATGGTTTGGATTAAGTTCAAATCAAGAAAACCAGGTAATTTCGCTAAACATGTTGTATAaagttcaaataggcagttaaaaacACATAGGCATGCTTTTCTAATCCAAACAGGATAGTACATATGCTAATGTAATTCAAACAAGGAGAATACAtgtatgacttagtgaaaaatggagttttacaataaatagcctgtgtacgtactcgtcacctcacgtacacggtgctcatatatcaaacaataccaaatcctaaggggagtttccccacacaaggccagacaagccacttacctcaaacctagCATAATCAATCCGTAATAATGCTCTTTTCACGAATATCCAACTCTGgatggtccaaatctagccaaaaccaattacataacataaatatagctacaagaaactaatatagctaacaaaatcaaagctaaggcaagaaattagaaaaacgcccgaaaaagtctccccgggcccacgtctcgaaatcaggtaaaagttacaaattatgaacactcattcactcacgagttcactcgtaccaaaattatccaaatccgatgtctaaatcccatTCGAAACTAAGAAATTCGATTGGGGAACTTTTCCCCTATTTTCCCAACTTTCTCAATCAAAATCCTtaactaaataaagaaaacaacaacaaattaataaaatatagcCAAAATCGAGTAAGGAATCGTTACCCACAAGCTTGCTCTAAAAATCCTTTAGATTATCACCTACGAGCTCTCAAAGTtaaatggtgaagaatgacatAAACCCTTGATTTGGCCCCCTTTTCTGCCAGTTAAACCACACCTACGGTCCATTCATTGCACCTGCGGGAAATTCATCACAGGTATGAAAAATCGCTTAACTCCTCACGACCGCATCTGCGATAAGGAGGCCGTATCTACGCATGCGTGCCTGCGGAAAgtctcccgcttctgcggtcctagGCCGCTTCTGTGGTTGCTTATTCATATccgcgggcatcgcagatgcggaaataacCTCGCACCTGCAATCCCGGCCTGGGCTGCCCAATTCTGCTTCTGCTCTCCaagtcccgcttctgcgggctcgcacctacggTGACCTctccgtaggtgcgattacaccagcaccAGAAAATCTTCAGCAATGGCCTAAGTCTAATTTTCAACCcattgagcatctgaaacacacccgaggcccccgggacctcaaccaaacataccaacaagtcctaaaacaccatacgaacttagttgatccctcaaatcacatcaaataatgctaaaatcacaaatcaccctccaattcaaacttaaagaacttaaaacttcaaaattctacaactgatgccgaaacctattaaactACATCCGATCGACCTcaattttttcacacaagtcataatcaacctacagacctactccaacttgcggaatcggattccgaccctgatatcaagaatttcactaccggcccaaaactccaaaattttgactttcacaatttcaagcctaaatgagctacggacctcaaaaATACAATCTAGACaagcccctaagcccaaaatcatccaacgtAGCTGACGAAATTGACAGAACTCCATTTCGAAGTCATCTTCAGACTATTCCAACTTTGGTCAAAATTATATCTTTAGCCTCCGTTTTAGGGACTGTgtcccaaactcttccaaaaaacAAAATGAACCTCTTGGCAAgttacaatagcagaaatagatacgggggaagcagttaatagggtctctaactctcgaaacaaccggccaggttgttacatcctcctcctcttaaaaTAATTGTTTGTCCTCGAACAAGCATATAGACATACCTGAAATGGTGAAaaaatgaggataacggttgcatatatcctgctcggtctcccaagtcatctcctcgactggctgaccccgccacttaACCTTAACTGATGCAATGTTCTAtgacctcagcttccgaacctgcctgtccatAATAgtcactagctcctcaacataagatagatctttgtccaactggactgagctaaaatccaataCATGTTACGAATCACCGTGATAtctccagagcatcgaaacatgaaataccagataaACTCCTGCTAGGCtcggaggcaaggcaagctcataaacaacctccccaactcgccgcaacacctcaaaggaaccaataaaccttgggctcagcttgaccctctttctgaacctcataacacccatcataggcgaaacccgaagcaagacccgctctccaaccataaatgaaatatcgcgaaccttccggtctgtaTTACTCTCTGTCTGGACTGGCctgtgcgaagtctatcttgaatcaccttaaccttctccaaggcgtcctgaaccaagtttgtgcccaataatctagcctcgcccgactcaaactaacccactggggaccgacaccgcatACCATAAAGAGCCtaatacggtgccatctgaatgctggactggtaactgttgttgtaggaaaactccgcaagtgacaagaattgatcccaaggaCCTCCAAACTCCGTCACACACACACGGAGCATATAgttaagaatctgaatagtgtgctcggactgcctgtccgtctgagggtgaaatgttgtgctcaactccacccgagtacccaacttatATAGtatggctctccagaaccgtgatgtaaactgcataccccggtcagagatgatagataccagcacgccatgaagtctgacaatctcacggatataacttgagccaactactcggaagaataggtagtcatcacaggaaggaagtgagctgacttggtcagtctatccacaatcacccaaagtGCATCAAACTTCTActgagtccgtaggagtccaacaacgaaattcaTAGTGATCCACTCTTATTTCCACTCTGAAATCTCTagcttttgaagcaatccaccgggctgctgatgctcatatttcatctactggcaatttaggcaccagactacatattccactatgtccttcttcatcctcctccgccagtaatgctgcctcaagtcctggtacatgttcgcggcacccggatgaatagagtaccgcaagCTATGAGCCTcatgaagaatcaactcacgtaacccatccacataaggcacacatagcctgccctgcatcctcaaagcaccatcatccctaatggtgacctccttagcatcatcgtgttggaccgtgtccttaaggacaagcagatgggggtcatcatactgatgctccctgatacaatcataaagagaagaccgggagaacacacaagccaatactcgactaggctcagaaatatccaatctcacaaactggctggctaaggcctgaacatctaactCCATGGGCTCCGTTGCTGGTAGATAAGCTGAagtccccaaactctctgcctggcgactcaaagcatcggccgccatattggccttcccaaggtggtacaaaatggtgatatcataatccttaagcagctttAACCACCTTCTCTGATGCAAATCAAGATCCATCTGCTTGAATAAATGCttcaaactccggtgatcagtgtagatctcacaagggacaccgtacaaatagttcCTCCAagtcttcaaggcatgaataatagcagctaactcaaggtcgtggacaggatagttcttttcatgcacttTTAGCTATCAGGACGCGTAGGTAATCACTCTACGATCCTGCATCGACACCACATCGAGGCCAACTCGTGACACATCATAATAAACTATATAAAACCtcgaacctgaaggcaataccaatactgggttgtagtcaaagctgtcttgagcttctgaaagctctcctcacactcttttgtccacctgaatggagcactattctaggtcagcctggtcatggGTGCtgaaatagatgaaaatccctcaatgaatcgacggtaatagactaccaaaccaagaaagatccggatctctgcactgcctccacgtTCTTCGGATCCACATTGATCCCTTCACTTGACACTTCATtcgataccacatgacccaagaatgctacggaatccaaccagaactcatattttgagaactttgcatataatttcttctctctcaaggtctgaagcacaatcctcaggtgttgctcatgatcttcccaactccgggagtacaccagaatgtcatcaataaagaaaatgatgaaagagtcaagataaggccggaatacactgtgcatcaaatgcataaatgctattgggacgttggttagcccaaatgacataacaaggaactcataatgaccataccaagttcTGGAAGCAATCTTCGGGATATAtagctcccaaatcttcaactgctgATAACCTGAATGCAAATCAATCTTAAAAAACACtcgagcaccctgtaactgatcaaataggtcatcaatacgaggtaaaagataccagttcttcactgtaactttgttcaactagcgataattagtgcacatacgcatagaaccatcctttttcttcacaaacaagataggagcaccccaggtgacacactgggccgcaTGAAGCCCTTACTAAGCAATtactgcaactgttccttcaactctttcaacttatgAGGGGCCATatgataaggaggaatagagatgggttgcgtgcccggcaacaaatcaataccaaaatcaatatctctgttgggtggcatgcccagaagatcagctggaaacacatcagggaaattcctcactattgggactgaatcaactgtcgagtatcaatactgacatctctcacataggctaaatacgcgtcacaccccttatcaaccattcgttgagctttaagaaatgaaataactctattgggagtaTCATCTAAGGTACCCATCCACTCTAATCGCgataaacctggcatagccaacgtcacagttttggcgtgacaatcaagaatagcataatagggcgacaaccagtccatgcccaagataacatcaaaatctaccatgttgagcaataataaatcagatctggtttcaaaaccactaagagtaatcaaGCACGACCAATACACgcagtccacaataagagaatctcatATAGGAGTAGATACATTAATAatggaactcaaagaatcccaagatacacccaaatgcggggcaaaataagaggatacaTATTAATAAGTAGagtctggatcaaataaaaccgatgcatctctatgacagaccgaaacaatacctgtaGTGATAGAATCGAAAGCAACAACATCTGTACAAGCCGAAAGAGCGTAGTATCGGGATCcggactccccctctagggcgacctctacctccctgaccttCACCTAGAGCTGGAtaagcaggtggggtggcagttGGTGCCGTAATCATAGCCTAAGAACCCTGTGGAATACGCTGTGATTGAGAAGTTTGAGGAGGTGCTCCCCTcataagtctggggcaatcccttaccatatgTCGAGTGTCGCTACACTCAAAAAAGCTTTGGGAGGATGTGGCGGTTATGgttggctcgggccaggtctgctggactgactgctaaaagcaccccgtacaggaggcatactagatactagaggtgcataataaggttcTTGAGGTCTATGAGGGGCTGGAATACTACTGGCGGCTGGAAGGGTTGAATGAACgaggcgactcatataacccctaccatgacgaactacaACTGGGGCActggcaccagaataatggcctgactctcgagatctcttggcctctctctcctttCTATCCCGAGCAAGAATGCCATCCACTCTCCAAGCAATACTTACCACCTGCTGATACGttatatccatctctaactcccggGCCATGCTAGTCCTAATactgggaatgagcccctcaataagcCGGAAAACACTTTctcgaactgtagaaaccaaggccggtgcacaCTACAAGAAATCAACCTTATTGTGGTGACTAAAGTTTCCACAAAGTCCCTAGGAGTCGCTGCTAAAAGGTATTAGTGGCGACTTTTGTATTGCCACAAGCACAACCATAACTAAAGGTTATTTGTGGCGACATTTGACGTCGCCACTAAAAGAACATATTTTGTGGAGACAGAGTTGCCACAAAAGGCTgaaaaaaatgctacaaaaaattATTCCATAAGAACAAATATTAGATGGGTCGCCACTATATATTCACCTTTAGCAGCGACTATGGTCGCCACAAAATATATTTATGTTCAGTGGCAAGATTATGTCGCCACTATAAATATCCTTTAGTAGCGACTAAAATCGccataaaaaatatttatgttcAGTGGCAAAATTATGTCGCCACTATAAATGTCATTTAGTAGCGACTAAAGTGGCCACAAAAGTTTTAACCATGAAATAAACAATATTTTCGGTAGCGACTAAAGTCGTTGCAAAAGAAATTGACCTTCTGTGGCAACTTATATATCACAACAATTACTAATTTTTTGACAAAACTATGTCGCCACTAAAATTTATTTTCTCAGCAATTATAACGAGCGAAATTATATATATTTCCATGCCAGTAGGAACCTAATTCTCTAAAATTTcatatagagatattcatatcaATTGACTATCAATATTAAAGCCAATAATGCTTGACAAATACCAAAAAAATTTCTCAAGCtgaatattataaatattatcaTTACTAAAAAGTCAATTACATATATACTACCCGACACTTCATTGTTCATTGTAATTGTACGCATATACATAtcccaaaaatgacaaaatattAAGTGCATTGTAACTGCTCCTTGCCCGACACATCCTTAAACGATACCACTGTTTAAGTGACTTGTCCTTGCTAGACAAAAGTAACATATGTAAGGAACATATTGAGATTTGTTATATCCATCTACTATAAAAAATCTAAGAATTTATTAGAATTTTCAATCTATGTCAAAGGAAAGCCAGAAGTTGCGATATGGTTCTATGTGTAGGACATCATTCATAATAAAGTCAGCTATCCAACTTTCCTAAAAATATTAACCTCAACAAGAAGTCAACCCCAGACAAAAAGCTGGGAGAAATCAAAAAGTAGACCTGCTTGACATGATCATGAGTACAGCGACTCATCCCAAGTGCTACAATGAACTATATATACAAAGATGTAACATACTAAAAATGGTAAGACAAGGAATGTGGTGCTATATGATGTATCTTAGTGTTCATATATGCTCAACTGATTATATTGTGTGTCTCTTTTATATGATGTCAGGTTACAGGATATCTTCCTTAAACTTACTTCCAATCTAGTGTATTTCTTTATTGTGTTATTTATGTTTTACTACAAGTATTATTCCACAATACTTACATTCCTTTTGCCAGTGGGTTGCATTTCATGATGCAAGTACAAATATTGAGAGTAGGAGTGTTCATGGTTcagtttggatcggtttttcactaaaaagaaatcaaatcaagtaagtcggtttttcaaatattagaaccaaaccaaaccaattaaaagtcagttttttctcgattcggtctATGTCGGTTTTTCGGTTACTTGTCCgctttttcttaaatataagacatacactaccaaacgcacatttcggcgaccacattttcaacgtaacactatcaaatcaattgccctttgagaaatctattatttaccaagatatattgatgataattgaatcaaatagtgatgaataatttaaggactcaattaaaaatataatattttaaacatgaaatagattcttacacttaacaaaagaaaactaccaattaaactagaatgtaaaggtaaagaactgtactaaaagtgcaaacgattaatatttactataaaaaatttaaaactttgtataaaggtatacatatatataggtgtaataataaatttaaaatagcttctcctatatttggtttggtttggattttttttaattaaaaccaaaaccaaaccaaatgtgatccgtttttaaatttcaaaaccaaaaccaaaccaaaccaaaaagtatcggtttttggtcggtttgttttgttttcggtttggttcggatttttggatttttatgaacacccctagttgAGAGTAGTCAAACTATCAGGTAGGCATCAATTTGTATTTCAGTTGTGGTGGGTGAGCCTCACTTCTACCCGAGGCTAAGTCTAATACTATTACGTGTACTTTCGAGATCCTTTATAAAACTTTAGATATTTATCCCTCAAAGTCTCAG
Proteins encoded in this region:
- the LOC107797061 gene encoding secreted RxLR effector protein 161-like, whose product is MDVYNAFLQGDLFEEVYMSLPQGFGSQGRIRFCQVIQRHTHEPEKICARVDIRMRLRGGKPAIIHLDQNQKLTSLEYGKLFELDNDKEMEDRRPYQRLMGRLLYLSITRPDISFVVQTLSQFMHAPKESHYEVALRVVKYMKSHPGLGLLMSSNKSRKITTFCDANWSSCMVSRKSVTGFCIKLGESLISWRSKSRV